One window of Medicago truncatula cultivar Jemalong A17 chromosome 2, MtrunA17r5.0-ANR, whole genome shotgun sequence genomic DNA carries:
- the LOC120578039 gene encoding olee1-like protein, with protein sequence MARSFAIVALIVSAFCFSYVLAAPKVAPKAATDKVNFFVVYGQIYCDPCGFDMQTRISKPLGGVKVTFECTKGEKNVTLVKETTTHENGIYNFQIEGAHEEEVCKVKVNGKGPCTYNIDKEYEMTVPTKNLGVTTSSLQRFVNPIQFSPDANRINSDHCGKLGTELGLDKIDVPEDED encoded by the exons atggcaaGATCATTTGCTATCGTTGCTCTCATTGTCTCAGCTTTTTGCTTCTCATATGTCTTGGCTGCACCAAAAGTTGCACCAAAGGCTGCAACagataaagttaattttttcgTTGTTTATGGCCAGATCTACTGTGATCCTTGCGGCTTCGACATGCAGACAAGGATTAGCAAACCCCTAGGAg GTGTTAAAGTGACTTTCGAGTGCACAAAGGGTGAGAAAAATGTGACATTGGTGAAGGAGACTACCACCCACGAAAATGGtatctacaactttcaaatTGAAGGTGCTCACGAGGAAGAGGTTTGCAAGGTGAAAGTAAATGGAAAGGGTCCATGTACATATAACATAGACAAGGAATACGAAATGACTGTCCCCACCAAGAACCTGGGTGTAACTACCTCTTCTTTGCAACGTTTTGTTAATCCCATTCAATTCAGTCCCGATGCCAATAGAATTAATTCTGATCATTGTGGAAAGCTTGGCACTGAGTTGGGCTTGGACAAGATTGATGTACCGGAAGATGAAGATTGA
- the LOC120578033 gene encoding olee1-like protein has protein sequence MARSFAIVALIVSAFCFSYVLAAPKVAPKAATDKVNFFVVYGQIYCDPCGFDMQTRISKPLGGVKVTFECTKGEKNVTLVKETTTHENGIYNFQIEGAHEEEVCKVKVNGKGPCTYNIDKEYEMTVPTKNLGVTTSSLQRFVNPIQFSPDANRINSDQCGKLGTELGLDKIDVPEDED, from the exons atggcaaGATCATTTGCTATCGTTGCTCTCATTGTCTCAGCTTTTTGCTTCTCATATGTCTTGGCTGCACCAAAAGTTGCACCAAAGGCTGCAACagataaagttaattttttcgTTGTTTATGGCCAGATCTACTGTGATCCTTGCGGCTTCGACATGCAGACAAGGATTAGCAAACCCCTAGGAg GTGTTAAAGTGACTTTCGAGTGCACAAAGGGTGAGAAAAATGTGACATTGGTGAAGGAGACTACCACCCACGAAAATGGtatctacaactttcaaatTGAAGGTGCTCACGAGGAAGAGGTTTGCAAGGTGAAAGTAAATGGAAAGGGTCCATGTACATATAACATAGACAAGGAATACGAAATGACTGTCCCCACCAAGAACCTGGGTGTAACTACCTCTTCTTTGCAACGTTTTGTTAATCCCATTCAATTCAGTCCCGATGCCAATAGAATTAATTCTGATCAATGTGGAAAGCTTGGCACTGAGTTGGGCTTGGACAAGATTGATGTACCGGAAGATGAAGATTGA
- the LOC25481759 gene encoding olee1-like protein: MARSFPIVALIVSAFCFSYVLAAPKVAPKAATDKVNFFVVYGQIYCDPCGFDMQTRISKPLGGVKVTFECTKGEKNVTLVKETTTHENGIYNFQIEGAHEEEVCKVKVNGKGPCTYNIDKEYEMTVPTKNLGVTTSSLQRFVNPIQFSPDANRINSDQCGKLGTELGLDKIDVPEDED, encoded by the exons atggcaaGATCATTTCCTATCGTTGCTCTCATTGTCTCAGCTTTTTGCTTCTCATATGTCTTGGCTGCACCAAAAGTTGCACCAAAGGCTGCAACagataaagttaattttttcgTTGTTTATGGCCAGATCTACTGTGATCCTTGCGGCTTCGACATGCAGACAAGGATTAGCAAACCCCTAGGAg GTGTTAAAGTGACTTTCGAGTGCACAAAGGGTGAGAAAAATGTGACATTGGTGAAGGAGACTACCACCCACGAAAATGGtatctacaactttcaaatTGAAGGTGCTCACGAGGAAGAGGTTTGCAAGGTGAAAGTAAATGGAAAGGGTCCATGTACATATAACATAGACAAGGAATACGAAATGACTGTCCCCACCAAGAACCTGGGTGTAACTACCTCTTCTTTGCAACGTTTTGTTAATCCCATTCAATTCAGTCCCGATGCCAATAGAATTAATTCTGATCAATGTGGAAAGCTTGGCACTGAGTTGGGCTTGGACAAGATTGATGTACCGGAAGATGAAGATTGA